One genomic segment of Myxocyprinus asiaticus isolate MX2 ecotype Aquarium Trade chromosome 14, UBuf_Myxa_2, whole genome shotgun sequence includes these proteins:
- the LOC127452201 gene encoding nuclear factor 7, ovary-like isoform X2, with translation MDSLSVEELSCPVCSEIYKNPVLLSCSHSVFKECLQQFWKTKRTQECPVCRRRFSRDELPCNLALKNLCELFVKERNEKEICSLHSEKLKLFCLDDKQPVCLVCRDSQKHTNHKFLPICEVIPSYKEELNSALKSLQKKLKHTENIKGEFDKSVKHIKTQAEHTERQIKEEFKKLHEFLRDEEEATITELREEEEQKSQMMKKKLEEMNTHISALSHTIKDMEEMMKANDDVSFLKNFNVTMERVQSSQPDPQMTSGAFINVPHYLGNLTFRVWKKMQDIVHKTPVILDPNTAHPLLILSDDLTSVRYSYNSQTLPDNPERFNCYSCVLGSEGFNSGTHCWDVEVKDNKDWSLGVTTASKQRKGRVFFNTDVWGVEYIDEDDEDDEDDEDDEDDKDDEDDKDDEDDEDDKDDEDDEDDKDDEDDEDDKDDEDDEDDEDDEDDKDDEDDVFRVKQNLERVRVHLDYDGGKVSFSDPVTNTHLHTFTHTFTHTLLPFFRSDVTSPLTILPVKCL, from the exons ATGGATTCACTATCTGTGGAAGAACTTTCTTGTCCCGTGTGCTCTGAAATCTACAAGAATCCCGTTCTTCTGTCATGTAGTCACAGTGTGTTTAAAGAGTGTCTTCAACAGTTCTGGAAAACCAAGAGAACTCAGGAGTGTCCTGTCTGCAGGAGAAGATTTTCAAGAGATGAACTTCCTTGTAATCTTGCGCTGAAGAACTTATGTGAGTTGTTTGTGAAGGAGAGAAATGAGAAGGAGATCTGCAGTTTACACAGTGAGAAACTCAAACTCTTCTGTCTGGACGATAAACAGCCGGTGTGTTTAGTGTGCAGAGATTCACAAAAACATACCAATCACAAATTTCTCCCCATCTGTGAAGTTATTCCATCTTACAAG GAGGAACTCAATTCAGCACTGAAGTCTTTACAAAAGAAACTCAAacacacagaaaacattaaagGAGAGTTTGATAAATCAGTTAAACACATCAAG ACTCAAGCTGAGCACACAGAGCGTCAGATTAAAGAGGAGTTTAAGAAGCTTCATGAGTTTCTCCGAGATGAAGAAGAAGCTACAATCACTGAactgagagaggaagaggagcagaAGAGTCAGATGATGAAGAAGAAGCTTGAGGAGATGAACACACACATCTCAGCTCTTTCACACACAATCAAAGACATGGAGGAAATGATGAAAGCCAATGACGATGTCTCATTTCTAAAG AACTTTAATGTGACAATGGAAAG AGTCCAGAGCTCACAGCCGGATCCACAGATGACTTCTGGAGCTTTCATTAATGTGCCACATTACTTGGGCAACCTGACATTCAGAGTCTGGAAGAAGATGCAAGACATTGTCCACAAGA CTCCTGTGATTCTGGATCCAAACACTGCACATCCACTTCTGATCCTGTCTGATGATCTGACCAGTGTGAGATACAGTTATAACAGTCAAACATTACCTGATAATCCAGAGAGATTTAACTGTTATTCGTGTGTTCTGGGTTCAGAGGGTTTTAACTCAGGAACACACTGCTGGGATGTGGAGGTTAAAGACAATAAAGACTGGAGTCTTGGAGTAACTACAGCATCAAAACAGAGGAAGGGAAGAGTTTTCTTTAACACTGATGTCTGGGGTGTGGAGTACATtgatgaggatgatgaagatgatgaggatgatgaagatgatgaggatgataaagatgatgaggatgataaagatgatgaagatgatgaggatgataaagatgatgaagatgatgaggatgataaagatgatgaggatgatgaggatgataaagatgatgaggatgatgaagatgatgaggatgatgaggatgataaagatgatgaggatgatgtgTTTCGTGTCAAACAGAATCTTGAGCGTGTGAGAGTTCATCTGGATTATGACGGAGGAAAAGTGTCATTCTCTGATCCTGTAACTAACACACatctacacacattcacacacacatttacacacacactcttgccATTCTTCAGGAGTGATGTCACATCCCCTCTGACGATTTTACCAGTTAAATGTTTGTAA
- the LOC127452201 gene encoding nuclear factor 7, ovary-like isoform X42: protein MDSLSVEELSCPVCSEIYKNPVLLSCSHSVFKECLQQFWKTKRTQECPVCRRRFSRDELPCNLALKNLCELFVKERNEKEICSLHSEKLKLFCLDDKQPVCLVCRDSQKHTNHKFLPICEVIPSYKEELNSALKSLQKKLKHTENIKGEFDKSVKHIKTQAEHTERQIKEEFKKLHEFLRDEEEATITELREEEEQKSQMMKKKLEEMNTHISALSHTIKDMEEMMKANDDVSFLKNFNVTMERVQSSQPDPQMTSGAFINVPHYLGNLTFRVWKKMQDIVHKTPVILDPNTAHPRLILSDDLTSVRVSENRQTLPDNPERFNLYPCVLGSEGFNSGTHCWDVEVKDNKDWILGVTTASNQRKGRVFFNTDVWSVGYNKNGLFTWFPSTVFRVTQNLERVRVHLDYDGGKVSFSDPVTNTHLHTFTHTFTHTLLPFFRNYDATPLRILPV from the exons ATGGATTCACTATCTGTGGAAGAACTTTCTTGTCCCGTGTGCTCTGAAATCTACAAGAATCCCGTTCTTCTGTCATGTAGTCACAGTGTGTTTAAAGAGTGTCTTCAACAGTTCTGGAAAACCAAGAGAACTCAGGAGTGTCCTGTCTGCAGGAGAAGATTTTCAAGAGATGAACTTCCTTGTAATCTTGCGCTGAAGAACTTATGTGAGTTGTTTGTGAAGGAGAGAAATGAGAAGGAGATCTGCAGTTTACACAGTGAGAAACTCAAACTCTTCTGTCTGGACGATAAACAGCCGGTGTGTTTAGTGTGCAGAGATTCACAAAAACATACCAATCACAAATTTCTCCCCATCTGTGAAGTTATTCCATCTTACAAG GAGGAACTCAATTCAGCACTGAAGTCTTTACAAAAGAAACTCAAacacacagaaaacattaaagGAGAGTTTGATAAATCAGTTAAACACATCAAG ACTCAAGCTGAGCACACAGAGCGTCAGATTAAAGAGGAGTTTAAGAAGCTTCATGAGTTTCTCCGAGATGAAGAAGAAGCTACAATCACTGAactgagagaggaagaggagcagaAGAGTCAGATGATGAAGAAGAAGCTTGAGGAGATGAACACACACATCTCAGCTCTTTCACACACAATCAAAGACATGGAGGAAATGATGAAAGCCAATGACGATGTCTCATTTCTAAAG AACTTTAATGTGACAATGGAAAG AGTCCAGAGCTCACAGCCGGATCCACAGATGACTTCTGGAGCTTTCATTAATGTGCCACATTACTTGGGCAACCTGACATTCAGAGTCTGGAAGAAGATGCAAGACATTGTCCACAAGA CTCCTGTGATTCTGGATCCAAACACTGCACATCCACGTCTGATCCTGTCTGATGATCTGACCAGTGTGAGAGTCAGTGAGAACAGACAAACATTACCTGATAATCCAGAGAGATTTAATTTATACCCTTGTGTTCTGGGTTCAGAGGGTTTTAACTCAGGAACACACTGCTGGGATGTGGAGGTTAAAGACAATAAAGACTGGATTCTTGGAGTAACTACAGCATCAAACCAGAGGAAGGGAAGAGTTTTCTTTAACACTGATGTCTGGAGTGTGGGGTATAATAAGAATGGATTGTTCACATGGTTTCCCTCCACTGTGTTTCGTGTCACACAGAATCTTGAGCGTGTGAGAGTTCATCTGGATTATGATGGAGGAAAAGTGTCATTCTCTGATCCTGTAACTAACACACatctacacacattcacacacacatttacacacacactcttgccATTCTTCAGGAATTATGATGCCACTCCTCTGAGGATTTTACCAGTGTAA
- the LOC127452201 gene encoding nuclear factor 7, ovary-like isoform X1 — MDSLSVEELSCPVCSEIYKNPVVLSCSHSVCKECLQQFWKTKRTQECPVCRRRSSKEEPPVSLSLKNLCDLFVKERNKKEICSLHSKKLKLFCLHDKQLVCLVCRDSEKHVNHKFRPINEVVPSYKEKLNTALKSLQKKLKHKEDIKGEFDDAIEHIKTQAEHTERQIKEEFKKLHEFLRDEEEATITELREEEEQKSQMMKKKLEEMNTHISALSHTIKDIEEMMKANDDVSFLKNFNVTMERVQSSQPDPQMTSGAFINVPHYLGNLTFRVWKKMQDIVHKTPVILDPNTAHPLLILSDDLTSVRYSYNSQTLPDNPERFNCYSCVLGSEGFNSGTHCWDVEVKDNKDWSLGVTTASKQRKGRVFFNTDVWGVEYIDEDDEDDEDDEDDEDDKDDEDDKDDEDDEDDKDDEDDEDDKDDEDDEDDKDDEDDEDDEDDEDDKDDEDDVFRVKQNLERVRVHLDYDGGKVSFSDPVTNTHLHTFTHTFTHTLLPFFRSDVTSPLTILPVKCL; from the exons ATGGATTCACTATCTGTGGAAGAACTTTCTTGTCCCGTGTGCTCTGAAATCTACAAGAATCCTGTTGTTCTGTCGTGTAGTCACAGTGTGTGTAAAGAGTGTCTTCAACAGTTCTGGAAAACCAAGAGAACTCAGGAGTGTCCTGTCTGCAGGAGAAGATCTTCAAAAGAAGAACCTCCTGTTAGTCTTTCACTAAAGAACTTATGTGACTTGTTTGTGAAGGAGAGAAATAAGAAGGAGATCTGCAGTTTACACAGTAAGAAACTCAAACTCTTCTGTCTGCACGATAAACAGCTGGTGTGTTTAGTGTGCAGAGATTCAGAGAAACACGTCAATCATAAATTCAGACCCATCAATGAAGTTGTTCCATCTTACAAG GAGAAACTCAATACAGCACTGAAGTCTTTACAAAagaaactcaaacacaaagaAGACATTAAAGGAGAGTTTGATGATGCAATTGAACACATCAAG ACTCAAGCTGAGCACACAGAGCGTCAGATTAAAGAGGAGTTTAAGAAGCTTCATGAGTTTCTCCGAGATGAAGAAGAAGCTACAATCACTGAactgagagaggaagaggagcagaAGAGTCAGATGATGAAGAAGAAGCTTGAGGAGATGAACACACACATCTCAGCTCTTTCACACACAATCAAAGACATAGAGGAAATGATGAAAGCCAATGACGATGTCTCATTTCTAAAG AACTTTAATGTGACAATGGAAAG AGTCCAGAGCTCACAGCCGGATCCACAGATGACTTCTGGAGCTTTCATTAATGTGCCACATTACTTGGGCAACCTGACATTCAGAGTCTGGAAGAAGATGCAAGACATTGTCCACAAGA CTCCTGTGATTCTGGATCCAAACACTGCACATCCACTTCTGATCCTGTCTGATGATCTGACCAGTGTGAGATACAGTTATAACAGTCAAACATTACCTGATAATCCAGAGAGATTTAACTGTTATTCGTGTGTTCTGGGTTCAGAGGGTTTTAACTCAGGAACACACTGCTGGGATGTGGAGGTTAAAGACAATAAAGACTGGAGTCTTGGAGTAACTACAGCATCAAAACAGAGGAAGGGAAGAGTTTTCTTTAACACTGATGTCTGGGGTGTGGAGTACATtgatgaggatgatgaagatgatgaggatgatgaagatgatgaggatgataaagatgatgaggatgataaagatgatgaagatgatgaggatgataaagatgatgaagatgatgaggatgataaagatgatgaggatgatgaggatgataaagatgatgaggatgatgaagatgatgaggatgatgaggatgataaagatgatgaggatgatgtgTTTCGTGTCAAACAGAATCTTGAGCGTGTGAGAGTTCATCTGGATTATGACGGAGGAAAAGTGTCATTCTCTGATCCTGTAACTAACACACatctacacacattcacacacacatttacacacacactcttgccATTCTTCAGGAGTGATGTCACATCCCCTCTGACGATTTTACCAGTTAAATGTTTGTAA